Proteins found in one Labrenzia sp. VG12 genomic segment:
- a CDS encoding adenine phosphoribosyltransferase: MTEQTIQDELISAIRTIKDYPKEGILFRDITTLLGNARAFRRAVDALVQPWAGSKVEQVAGIEARGFILGGAVAHQLSAGFVPIRKKGKLPHETVRIAYSLEYGLDEMEMHKDAIRPGDHVILVDDLIATGGTAEAACKLLRSMGANIEAACFIVDLPDLGGRKKLEALNVPVRTLVEFPGH; this comes from the coding sequence ATGACCGAACAGACGATCCAGGATGAATTGATCAGCGCCATCCGCACGATCAAGGACTATCCCAAAGAGGGCATCCTGTTCCGCGACATCACGACGCTTCTGGGCAATGCACGCGCGTTTCGCCGGGCCGTTGATGCGCTTGTCCAGCCCTGGGCCGGGTCCAAGGTCGAGCAGGTCGCGGGCATCGAGGCCCGTGGTTTCATTCTCGGCGGCGCTGTTGCGCACCAGCTGTCGGCCGGGTTCGTGCCGATCCGCAAAAAGGGCAAGTTGCCGCACGAAACCGTGCGCATCGCCTATTCGCTGGAATATGGCCTGGACGAGATGGAGATGCACAAGGATGCCATCCGCCCGGGCGACCATGTCATCCTGGTGGACGACCTGATCGCCACCGGCGGCACTGCCGAAGCGGCCTGCAAGCTGCTTCGCTCGATGGGCGCGAATATCGAGGCCGCCTGTTTCATCGTCGACCTGCCGGACCTGGGCGGCCGCAAGAAGCTGGAAGCCCTCAACGTGCCGGTGCGCACGCTGGTGGAATTTCCGGGTCACTGA
- a CDS encoding S-methyl-5'-thioadenosine phosphorylase, whose product MADAVLGIIGGSGIYDLPGLEDAEWISVESPWGTPSDQVRIGTINGLKIVFLPRHGRGHVYSPTTINYRANIDVMKRCGVTDLLSVSACGSLKEEHAPGTFVLVDQFIDRTIAREKSFFGTGCVAHVSMATPVSPKLVDAVAAAAEAESLAFSKGGTYLAMEGPQFSSLAESHLYRSWGCDVIGMTNMPEAKLAREAEICYATVAMVTDYDSWHPDHGEVDIQAIIKVLHDNAENAQRLVARVARDLPKEHQSCPAGSDTALEFAFMTAPDKRDPALVAKLDAVAGRVLNRD is encoded by the coding sequence ATGGCAGACGCAGTATTGGGCATTATCGGCGGATCCGGCATCTATGACCTTCCCGGCCTGGAAGATGCGGAATGGATCTCGGTCGAAAGCCCCTGGGGGACACCTTCCGATCAGGTGCGCATCGGGACCATCAACGGGCTCAAGATCGTGTTTCTGCCGCGCCACGGCCGGGGCCATGTCTATTCTCCGACGACGATCAACTACCGCGCCAACATTGATGTGATGAAGCGCTGCGGCGTCACCGATCTGCTGTCCGTTTCGGCCTGCGGTTCGCTCAAAGAAGAACACGCACCCGGCACCTTCGTGCTGGTGGACCAGTTCATTGACCGCACGATCGCCCGCGAGAAGAGCTTCTTCGGAACCGGCTGTGTCGCTCATGTCTCCATGGCGACCCCCGTCAGCCCCAAGCTGGTGGATGCGGTGGCTGCGGCAGCGGAGGCGGAAAGCCTCGCCTTTTCGAAAGGCGGCACCTACCTGGCGATGGAAGGTCCGCAGTTTTCTTCGCTGGCCGAAAGCCATCTTTATCGGTCCTGGGGCTGTGACGTCATCGGCATGACCAACATGCCGGAGGCCAAGCTCGCCCGTGAAGCGGAGATCTGCTACGCGACCGTTGCCATGGTGACCGACTATGACAGCTGGCATCCCGATCACGGCGAAGTCGATATTCAGGCGATCATCAAGGTCCTTCACGACAATGCGGAAAACGCGCAGCGCCTCGTGGCCCGGGTGGCGCGGGATCTGCCGAAAGAGCACCAGTCCTGTCCGGCGGGCTCCGACACGGCGCTGGAGTTTGCCTTCATGACCGCACCCGACAAACGCGATCCGGCGCTGGTTGCCAAACTCGACGCGGTGGCCGGGCGTGTGCTGAACCGGGACTAA
- a CDS encoding heme-binding protein — protein sequence MRRAFLVLLFVLLPFPASSQSAATHTVEVLDLQLAMRAALRAVEVCNEAGYQAGAAVVDRFGVEQVTLRNNMGGAQVSEAARSKARTAASFNMPTLELEQQVAEGRAGDLSAMPGVVPLGGGLPILTASGTLLGGIGVAGGGGSENEAKCAQAGLDAIADQLK from the coding sequence ATGCGCCGCGCATTCCTTGTCTTGTTGTTTGTTTTGCTTCCCTTTCCGGCAAGTTCCCAGTCCGCTGCAACGCATACGGTCGAGGTGCTGGATCTTCAGCTCGCGATGCGCGCTGCCCTGCGGGCCGTGGAGGTCTGCAATGAAGCCGGCTACCAGGCGGGAGCCGCGGTGGTCGACCGCTTCGGTGTCGAGCAGGTGACCTTGCGCAACAATATGGGCGGCGCACAGGTGTCCGAGGCAGCCCGCTCCAAGGCCCGGACAGCGGCGTCCTTCAATATGCCGACCCTGGAGCTGGAACAACAGGTGGCGGAGGGCCGCGCCGGCGATCTGAGTGCCATGCCGGGTGTGGTGCCGCTTGGGGGCGGCCTGCCCATCTTGACGGCTTCCGGAACCTTGCTTGGCGGGATCGGTGTTGCCGGAGGAGGCGGCAGCGAAAATGAGGCCAAATGCGCGCAGGCCGGCCTTGACGCCATTGCCGATCAGTTGAAATAA